In one window of Microbacterium dextranolyticum DNA:
- a CDS encoding dolichyl-phosphate-mannose--protein mannosyltransferase, with protein sequence MSTAVEPLLPELRPSRYDAWRTRLAGDARLQRLYGWLLPTLITLLAAVLRFWNLGHPHSLVFDETYYVKDAWSQWNLGYAATWPDGADARFAAGETDIFGATGSFVVHPPLGKFLIGAGMALFGPDNSFGWRFATALAGTALVLILFFFARSLTNSIVFASIASFLLAIDGLGIVMSRVALLDVFLAFFVLLAFWFVVLDRRRAPDRLAARTVARERDGAAPAWGAILWNRPWLIAAGAAAGAATAVKWSGVWVLAAIGIYLVVTDALERRRLGVTFWPMDAVRQGLVSFVLLVPVALCVYLASWTGWIVTDGGYDRHAADANPATGLFSWVPLWLQSLWKYHQTIYTSMANMTSPHNYESPAWQWALLWRPTSMYAQATGDGQSGCAGGSAGCLDILYSMPNPLLWYASVAAALYLVYRFALERNWRHALILVAIAATWLPWLAFPERTIFQFYTIAIWPFLLVALTFALREIAGPAHASATRRRSGQQIVLVVLIVAVALSIFWYPLWSAMQVPYDFYRLHNWLQGWV encoded by the coding sequence GTGTCCACCGCCGTCGAGCCGCTGCTTCCCGAGCTCCGCCCGTCCCGGTACGACGCGTGGCGAACCCGCCTCGCGGGCGACGCCCGCCTGCAGCGCCTCTACGGCTGGCTGCTGCCGACGCTGATCACCCTGCTCGCCGCCGTCCTGAGGTTCTGGAACCTCGGGCATCCCCACAGCCTCGTGTTCGACGAGACGTATTACGTCAAGGATGCCTGGAGCCAGTGGAACCTCGGCTACGCGGCGACGTGGCCCGACGGCGCCGACGCCCGCTTCGCAGCCGGTGAGACGGACATCTTCGGGGCGACGGGAAGCTTCGTCGTGCATCCGCCGCTGGGCAAGTTCCTGATCGGCGCGGGCATGGCACTCTTCGGTCCCGACAACTCCTTCGGTTGGCGTTTCGCCACAGCGTTGGCGGGTACGGCGCTCGTGCTCATCCTCTTCTTCTTCGCGCGGTCGCTGACGAACTCGATCGTGTTCGCCTCGATCGCCTCGTTCCTGCTCGCGATCGATGGCCTCGGCATCGTGATGAGCCGCGTCGCGCTGCTGGACGTGTTCCTGGCCTTCTTCGTGCTGCTCGCCTTCTGGTTCGTCGTACTCGACCGCAGACGTGCACCGGATCGGCTGGCCGCCCGCACCGTCGCCCGAGAACGTGACGGAGCGGCCCCCGCGTGGGGCGCGATCCTGTGGAACCGCCCCTGGCTGATCGCCGCGGGCGCCGCCGCAGGGGCGGCGACCGCCGTCAAGTGGTCGGGTGTCTGGGTGCTCGCCGCGATCGGCATCTACCTGGTGGTGACCGATGCGCTCGAACGCCGCCGCCTGGGCGTGACGTTCTGGCCGATGGATGCCGTCCGGCAGGGCCTCGTCTCGTTCGTGCTGCTGGTGCCGGTCGCCCTGTGCGTCTACCTCGCCTCGTGGACGGGATGGATCGTCACCGACGGAGGGTATGACCGGCACGCCGCCGACGCCAACCCCGCGACGGGACTGTTCTCCTGGGTGCCCCTCTGGCTGCAGAGCCTGTGGAAGTACCACCAGACGATCTACACCTCGATGGCGAACATGACCTCGCCGCACAACTACGAGAGCCCGGCATGGCAGTGGGCGCTGCTGTGGCGGCCGACGTCGATGTACGCCCAGGCGACCGGCGACGGTCAGTCCGGGTGCGCGGGCGGCAGCGCGGGATGCCTGGACATCCTCTACTCCATGCCGAACCCGCTGCTGTGGTACGCGAGCGTCGCCGCGGCCCTCTACCTCGTCTACCGCTTCGCCCTGGAGCGCAACTGGCGGCATGCGCTGATCCTCGTCGCCATCGCCGCGACCTGGCTGCCGTGGCTCGCCTTCCCGGAGCGGACGATCTTCCAGTTCTACACGATCGCGATCTGGCCGTTCCTGCTCGTCGCACTCACCTTCGCGCTGCGCGAGATCGCGGGGCCTGCGCACGCGAGTGCGACCCGCCGCCGGTCGGGTCAGCAGATCGTGCTCGTGGTTCTCATCGTCGCTGTCGCCCTGTCGATCTTCTGGTATCCGCTCTGGTCGGCGATGCAGGTGCCCTACGACTTCTACCGTCTGCACAACTGGCTGCAGGGCTGGGTCTGA
- a CDS encoding EI24 domain-containing protein: MALPGNPTALAERAATYQASASRIDRAAADLRALAYTSTAKSLDAIRQRSGEVAGTLSEAYGRYAGTAAALVEYAAALGDAHRRADAADAAEATAESYAGQAGSRLDALTRRVQGLEDAAAPLGAIEAAEREVADAQRAARRYDAAASSARDDHEAARREMEAAAQRAMSLIDSAIDATNESWLDHVGNFFAGVGSWLADLGRWVGEFLHDLWDELQRLVSTVLALLGTILILVLVYALLSLIPVIGPLIAALVVGILAGFLLGSILSDVLKPTPKVGEYTRDEREKRQDMGQPRDLSTAIKEAAYVDKLGHVYTYNEDGTVKTDVANESVISVTKVVDADGVVRWRVSLPSTQEWLSRFDGDQGATNDLDSNLALMLTPSLRSQYERAVLDAMKQAGVGPEDPVMLVGFSQGGIMAGTLAAYNSDYNWSAVVVAGAPIDSMPIPSTTQVVSVQHDGDLVPRLDSIISLGTGGYAQHRPNWTTINEPSPLAAEGMGGIHNGAAYNSTLQSNIGQVPPSTRDDLDRYFIGDENAYGYQETYYSWQEK, translated from the coding sequence ATGGCACTCCCGGGCAACCCCACCGCACTGGCCGAACGCGCCGCGACCTACCAGGCATCCGCGAGTCGGATCGACCGCGCCGCCGCCGACCTGCGCGCGCTGGCCTACACGAGCACCGCGAAGTCGCTGGATGCCATCCGGCAGCGCAGCGGCGAGGTCGCGGGCACCCTCAGCGAGGCCTACGGCCGCTACGCCGGCACGGCCGCCGCCCTCGTGGAGTACGCCGCAGCCCTCGGCGACGCGCACCGCCGCGCCGACGCCGCCGACGCCGCCGAGGCGACGGCCGAGAGCTACGCCGGGCAGGCCGGCTCCCGCCTCGACGCGCTCACCCGGCGCGTGCAGGGCCTGGAGGACGCCGCGGCGCCCCTCGGGGCGATCGAGGCCGCCGAGCGCGAGGTCGCCGACGCGCAGCGCGCCGCGCGCCGCTACGACGCCGCCGCGTCGAGCGCACGCGACGACCATGAGGCCGCCCGTCGCGAGATGGAGGCCGCCGCGCAGCGCGCCATGTCGCTCATCGACAGCGCGATCGACGCGACCAACGAAAGCTGGCTCGATCACGTCGGCAATTTCTTCGCCGGCGTCGGGTCGTGGCTCGCCGACCTCGGACGGTGGGTGGGCGAGTTCCTCCACGACCTCTGGGACGAGCTGCAACGTCTCGTCTCGACCGTGCTGGCACTGCTCGGCACGATCCTCATCCTCGTGCTGGTCTATGCCCTGCTGTCCCTCATCCCCGTCATCGGCCCGCTGATCGCGGCGCTCGTCGTCGGCATCCTCGCGGGATTCCTGCTCGGCAGCATCCTCTCGGACGTCCTGAAGCCCACCCCGAAGGTCGGCGAGTACACCCGCGACGAGCGGGAGAAGCGACAGGACATGGGGCAGCCCCGCGACCTGTCGACCGCCATCAAAGAAGCGGCGTACGTCGACAAGCTCGGCCACGTCTACACCTACAACGAGGACGGCACCGTCAAGACCGATGTCGCGAACGAGTCGGTGATCAGCGTGACCAAGGTCGTCGACGCCGACGGCGTGGTGCGCTGGCGGGTGTCGCTGCCCAGCACCCAGGAGTGGCTGTCGCGGTTCGACGGAGATCAGGGCGCGACCAACGATCTCGACAGCAACCTCGCCCTCATGCTCACTCCGTCGCTGCGTTCGCAGTACGAGCGCGCCGTGCTCGACGCGATGAAGCAGGCCGGTGTCGGTCCCGAGGACCCCGTCATGCTCGTCGGCTTCAGCCAGGGCGGGATCATGGCCGGCACGCTCGCGGCGTACAACTCCGACTACAACTGGAGCGCCGTCGTCGTGGCAGGCGCCCCGATCGACAGCATGCCCATCCCCTCCACGACGCAGGTCGTCTCGGTGCAGCACGACGGGGACCTCGTGCCCCGACTCGACAGCATCATCTCGCTCGGCACCGGTGGATACGCCCAGCACCGCCCGAACTGGACGACGATCAACGAGCCCTCACCGCTCGCGGCGGAGGGCATGGGCGGCATCCACAACGGCGCCGCGTACAACAGCACGCTGCAGAGCAACATCGGCCAGGTGCCGCCGTCGACGCGCGACGACCTGGATCGCTACTTCATCGGCGATGAGAACGCCTACGGTTACCAGGAGACGTACTACAGCTGGCAGGAGAAGTGA
- the hrpA gene encoding ATP-dependent RNA helicase HrpA, protein MPSPEPVISYPPELPVSAARDEIARAIADHQVVIVAGATGSGKTTQLPKICLELGRTSIAHTQPRRIAARTIAERIAHELQVPLGGAVGYKVRFTDQVSADTKIALVTDGILLNEIHRDRLLRRYDTIIIDEAHERSLNIDFLLGYLARVLPERPDLKVIVTSATIDPESFAQHFADAAGTPAPVIEVSGRTYPVEIRYRPGTAESEATSIPTPGTARSSGRAKDDDAGDDIDTLLAALRELDREPDGDVLVFLPGEAEIRDAADAVRGMYAKDARPTEVLPLYGRLSAAEQHRVFEPSTIAGLRRRVILATNVAETSLTVPGIRYVIDGGTARISRYSARTKIQQLPIEAISQASAQQRSGRAGRTSNGIAIRLYAEDDFDARPEYTEPEILRTSLASVILQMLALGFGDIEDFPFLTKPDSRGVKAAFDLLTELRAVSSSRRLTTLGREIARLPIDPRFARMLIEARRLEVLPDVLAIVAGLSIQDVRERPSVEDPGAREQADRLHARFTDPTSDFLTLLNLWNHLQEQQRELGSSAFRRLCRSEFLNYVRVREWADVHRQLRQLMGTKGAKSAPSSGAADPARVHRAILAGLLSHIGVLDTRSIAPKGTKPGDKRKPIASYRGSRGAAFAIFPGSGLRKATPDAVMAAELVETSRLFARTVAVIDPAWAEELAGDLAHRQLSDPHWSKDAGAAVAAEKVTLFGVEIIPRRRVQLARIDRTLARELFVRHALVDGEWNSQHLDKRLTAFERRNLELRRRLEKVEERERRRDILVGDEAVFVFYDTRLPQDVVDVRSFESWWRDASARTPRLLDMTEADLLDDASRSDERAFPGRWQQGDQVLSLSYRFEPGNPEDGVSVVVPLPLLAGLRADGFDWQVPGLRAELTTALLKALPKAIRRHVVPAADWAAKLGDELAGAGPEHHDGLPPQTLRAALAARIQRVANQPVTTDDFDLDRVPAHLLVTFRAVDHRGRTVGTSRDLADLQDRLAGRAREQVARSLTREAPPAARVARASGAAGTAFAAAGPALAERAGIVTWDLGALPEVVDTRVAGGVVRGYPALVDEKDAVALRIESTPERAARLTHAGVRRLLLLAVPSPSAYVLDHLTAAEKLSLAASPYPSAKALIEDARVAVADEVMARTAPQGVRTAEQFAAVRDALSAAVVDDLFQAVSLTARILTAQRDVDRAVKSQNSMTLLGALGDVKSQLAGLVFPGFVSRTGLARLRHLPRYLQGALDRVRALADNPGRDRQRLTEFERAAALYADAGGTIPLPVDAPAPLAHARWLLEEYRVSLFAQQLGTAEPVSLPRITKALSS, encoded by the coding sequence ATGCCTTCCCCCGAGCCCGTGATCTCCTATCCGCCGGAGCTGCCCGTCAGCGCGGCGCGCGACGAGATCGCGCGAGCGATCGCGGACCATCAGGTCGTGATCGTCGCCGGCGCGACCGGATCGGGCAAGACGACCCAGCTGCCGAAGATCTGCCTCGAACTCGGCCGCACCTCCATCGCGCACACGCAGCCCCGGCGCATCGCCGCACGCACGATCGCCGAGCGCATCGCGCACGAGCTGCAGGTGCCCCTCGGCGGCGCAGTGGGCTACAAGGTGCGGTTCACCGACCAGGTGTCGGCCGACACCAAGATCGCCCTCGTCACCGACGGCATCCTGCTCAACGAGATCCATCGCGACCGGCTGCTCCGCCGCTACGACACGATCATCATCGACGAGGCGCACGAGCGCTCCCTCAACATCGACTTCCTGCTCGGCTACCTCGCCCGCGTCCTGCCCGAGCGCCCCGATCTGAAGGTGATCGTCACCTCGGCGACGATCGATCCGGAGAGCTTCGCGCAACACTTCGCGGATGCCGCCGGCACCCCCGCACCGGTCATCGAGGTCTCGGGGCGCACCTACCCGGTCGAGATCCGATACCGGCCCGGAACCGCGGAGAGCGAGGCCACGTCGATTCCGACGCCGGGCACGGCGCGCTCGAGCGGGCGCGCGAAGGACGACGACGCCGGCGACGACATCGACACGCTCCTCGCTGCCCTCCGCGAACTCGACCGCGAGCCCGACGGCGACGTGCTGGTCTTCCTCCCGGGCGAAGCCGAGATCCGCGACGCCGCAGATGCCGTCCGCGGCATGTACGCGAAGGACGCCCGCCCGACGGAGGTGCTGCCCCTGTACGGCAGGCTCTCCGCCGCCGAGCAGCACCGCGTGTTCGAACCGTCGACGATCGCCGGGCTGCGTCGCCGCGTCATCCTCGCGACCAACGTGGCCGAGACGAGCCTGACCGTTCCCGGCATCCGCTACGTCATCGACGGCGGCACGGCGCGCATCTCGCGCTACAGCGCGCGCACCAAGATCCAGCAGTTGCCGATCGAGGCCATCTCGCAGGCATCCGCACAGCAGCGCTCGGGGCGCGCCGGACGCACCTCGAACGGCATCGCGATCCGCCTCTACGCCGAAGACGACTTCGACGCCCGCCCCGAGTACACCGAGCCCGAGATCCTGCGCACCTCTCTCGCCTCCGTCATCCTGCAGATGCTCGCGCTCGGCTTCGGCGACATCGAGGACTTCCCGTTCCTCACGAAGCCCGACAGCCGCGGCGTGAAGGCGGCGTTCGACCTGCTCACCGAGCTGCGCGCGGTGTCGTCGTCGCGTCGCCTCACCACGCTCGGCCGCGAGATCGCCCGTCTGCCGATCGATCCGCGGTTCGCGCGCATGCTGATCGAGGCGCGCCGGCTCGAGGTGCTGCCCGACGTGCTCGCGATCGTCGCGGGTCTGTCGATCCAGGACGTGCGCGAGCGTCCCTCCGTCGAAGACCCCGGCGCGCGGGAGCAGGCCGACCGCCTGCACGCCCGCTTCACCGACCCGACGAGCGACTTCCTCACGCTGCTGAACCTGTGGAATCACCTGCAGGAGCAGCAGCGCGAGCTCGGCTCGAGCGCGTTCCGGCGCCTGTGCCGCAGCGAGTTCCTGAACTATGTACGCGTTCGGGAATGGGCCGATGTCCACCGTCAGCTCCGGCAGCTGATGGGCACGAAGGGCGCGAAAAGCGCGCCCTCGTCGGGCGCCGCCGACCCGGCCCGGGTGCACCGCGCGATCCTGGCCGGGCTGCTCTCGCACATCGGCGTGCTCGACACCCGCTCGATCGCCCCGAAGGGAACCAAGCCCGGCGACAAGCGCAAGCCGATCGCGAGCTACCGCGGTTCGCGCGGCGCGGCGTTCGCGATCTTCCCGGGCTCGGGGCTGCGCAAGGCGACCCCCGACGCGGTGATGGCGGCCGAGCTCGTGGAGACGTCGCGGCTGTTCGCGCGGACGGTGGCGGTGATCGATCCCGCGTGGGCGGAGGAGCTCGCCGGCGACCTCGCGCACCGACAGCTGAGCGATCCGCACTGGTCGAAGGATGCCGGGGCGGCCGTTGCCGCAGAGAAGGTGACCCTGTTCGGGGTCGAGATCATCCCCCGCCGGCGGGTGCAGCTCGCCCGCATCGACCGGACGCTCGCCCGCGAGCTGTTCGTGCGCCACGCGCTCGTCGACGGCGAGTGGAACAGCCAGCACCTCGACAAGCGTCTGACGGCGTTCGAGCGTCGGAACCTCGAGCTGCGGCGGCGCCTCGAGAAGGTCGAGGAGCGCGAGCGCCGCCGCGACATCCTGGTCGGTGACGAAGCCGTGTTCGTGTTCTACGACACGCGCCTGCCGCAGGACGTCGTCGACGTGCGCTCGTTCGAGTCGTGGTGGCGGGATGCCTCCGCGCGCACCCCGCGCCTGCTCGACATGACCGAGGCCGACCTGCTCGACGACGCGTCGCGCTCGGACGAGCGCGCGTTCCCGGGCCGGTGGCAGCAGGGCGATCAGGTGCTGTCACTGTCGTACCGCTTCGAGCCCGGCAACCCGGAGGACGGCGTGAGCGTTGTCGTGCCGTTGCCGCTGCTGGCGGGGCTGCGTGCCGACGGATTCGACTGGCAGGTGCCGGGGCTGCGTGCCGAGCTCACGACCGCGCTGCTGAAGGCGCTCCCGAAAGCGATCCGGCGACACGTCGTACCGGCCGCCGACTGGGCCGCGAAGCTCGGCGACGAACTCGCCGGGGCAGGACCCGAGCACCACGACGGACTGCCGCCGCAGACCCTGCGCGCCGCGCTCGCCGCCCGCATCCAGCGCGTCGCGAACCAGCCCGTCACGACGGACGACTTCGACCTCGATCGGGTGCCGGCGCACCTGCTCGTGACGTTCCGCGCCGTGGACCACCGCGGACGCACCGTCGGCACCTCGCGCGATCTCGCCGACCTGCAGGACCGTCTCGCCGGGCGCGCCCGCGAGCAGGTCGCACGCAGCCTCACACGCGAGGCCCCGCCGGCAGCGCGCGTGGCGCGCGCCTCGGGCGCCGCCGGCACCGCGTTCGCGGCGGCGGGCCCGGCGCTCGCCGAGCGTGCCGGCATCGTGACCTGGGATCTCGGCGCCCTCCCCGAGGTCGTCGACACGAGAGTCGCCGGCGGCGTCGTGCGCGGCTATCCGGCGCTCGTCGACGAGAAGGATGCCGTGGCGCTGCGCATCGAGTCGACCCCGGAGCGCGCGGCTCGCCTCACCCATGCCGGGGTTCGGCGTCTGCTGCTGCTGGCCGTCCCCTCGCCCAGCGCTTACGTCCTGGATCACCTGACCGCGGCCGAGAAGCTGTCGCTCGCGGCATCCCCGTACCCTTCCGCGAAAGCGCTGATCGAGGATGCCCGGGTCGCCGTCGCCGACGAGGTGATGGCGCGCACGGCACCGCAGGGCGTGCGCACCGCGGAGCAGTTCGCCGCCGTCCGCGACGCGCTGTCCGCCGCCGTGGTCGACGACCTCTTCCAGGCGGTGTCACTCACGGCCCGCATCCTCACGGCGCAGCGCGACGTCGACCGTGCCGTGAAGTCGCAGAACTCCATGACGCTGTTGGGGGCCCTCGGCGACGTGAAGTCGCAGCTGGCGGGGCTCGTCTTCCCCGGCTTCGTCTCGCGCACGGGACTCGCCCGTCTGCGGCACCTCCCCCGGTACCTGCAGGGCGCGCTCGATCGGGTGCGCGCACTCGCCGACAACCCGGGTCGCGATCGGCAGCGGCTCACCGAGTTCGAACGCGCCGCCGCACTCTACGCCGACGCCGGCGGCACGATCCCCCTGCCCGTGGATGCCCCCGCACCCCTCGCCCACGCCCGCTGGCTGCTCGAGGAGTACCGCGTGAGCCTGTTCGCCCAGCAGCTCGGCACAGCGGAGCCGGTCTCACTGCCGCGGATCACGAAGGCGCTCTCGTCCTGA
- a CDS encoding quinone oxidoreductase family protein has protein sequence MSTAIVYTEFGGPDVLTVAEIPTPTPGPGDVLVHLDAVGVNPIDHKLRSGLRPSAVITTPRRLGSDAAGTVTAVGAEVEGFRPGDAVVVFGAAGAYTTDLVVTPSSLVPRPPQVSAAAGAALGIPVGTAYQTLRSLAVGAGDTLLIHGGSGAVGQAAIQHAVLSGATVLATTSERRADRVRSLGATPLPYGPGVVDRVRELAPEGVTVAIDLAGTDEALEQSIDLVADRRRIATLVRGRDAAGLGIRAFSGGSPEPLTAQQLAWRAEAIPVTVALLAAGRFSVELGPQLPLADAAEAHRLVEAGTDGKVILLP, from the coding sequence ATGAGCACAGCGATCGTGTACACCGAGTTCGGAGGACCCGACGTCCTCACCGTCGCCGAGATCCCCACCCCGACCCCGGGGCCCGGCGATGTCCTCGTCCATCTCGACGCGGTCGGCGTGAACCCGATCGATCACAAGCTGCGCTCGGGTCTGCGTCCGTCGGCTGTCATCACCACGCCGCGACGGCTCGGGTCGGATGCCGCAGGCACCGTCACCGCCGTCGGCGCCGAGGTCGAGGGGTTCCGCCCGGGCGACGCGGTCGTCGTCTTCGGAGCCGCCGGCGCCTACACGACCGACCTCGTCGTGACGCCGAGCTCCCTCGTTCCACGTCCGCCGCAGGTGTCGGCCGCCGCGGGCGCGGCTCTCGGCATTCCGGTGGGCACGGCGTATCAGACCCTGCGGTCGCTCGCCGTCGGCGCCGGAGACACGCTCCTCATCCACGGCGGATCGGGTGCGGTCGGTCAGGCCGCGATCCAGCATGCCGTGCTCTCGGGCGCCACCGTGCTCGCCACCACGAGCGAGCGCCGCGCCGACCGCGTGCGCTCGCTCGGAGCGACCCCGCTCCCCTACGGGCCCGGTGTCGTCGACCGCGTGCGTGAGCTCGCTCCCGAAGGCGTCACGGTCGCGATCGATCTCGCCGGCACCGACGAGGCCCTCGAGCAATCGATCGACCTCGTCGCCGATCGCCGTCGCATCGCGACCCTCGTCCGCGGCCGCGACGCGGCCGGCCTCGGCATCCGCGCGTTCAGCGGCGGCAGTCCTGAGCCTCTCACCGCGCAGCAGCTCGCCTGGCGGGCCGAGGCGATCCCGGTGACGGTCGCGCTGCTGGCCGCGGGCCGCTTCAGCGTCGAGCTCGGTCCGCAGTTGCCGCTCGCCGACGCCGCCGAGGCCCACCGCCTCGTCGAGGCCGGCACCGACGGCAAAGTGATCCTGCTGCCCTGA
- a CDS encoding M20/M25/M40 family metallo-hydrolase, giving the protein MTSPDDEALARLRELLQIPTVSHADESLIDWQPFDDFLDAVERLYPRVHEALEREVVDGHSLLYRWAGADVADPLVLMAHLDVVPVVAEEWEHPPFAADVVGDGAEATVHARGAIDDKGALVAILEAVERLVVEGFSPARDVYLSFGHNEETAGGGARAIVALLAERGVRPGLVLDEGGAVVDGVVPGISVTTAMVGVAERGVMTVRLTAAEAGGHASTPPRMPATVRLARAVDRLHRHPFPVRMTPPARALFATLAPHTRQPLRWVLGHLAITGPMVARALTLAGAETNAMVRTTAVATELSGAPGENVLATTASASINIRLLTGDSIAGALAHVRRAVADPEVEITLRHGSEPSPVSPWRGEQWRRIATAVADELGHEVVTTPYIQLGASDSRWFTVISDHVYRFTPFHLTRAERDALHSHNERIRVDVWLRGIGFYRALIAAS; this is encoded by the coding sequence GTGACCTCACCCGATGACGAGGCGCTCGCGCGCCTGCGAGAACTGCTGCAGATCCCGACCGTCTCGCATGCCGATGAGTCGCTCATCGACTGGCAGCCGTTCGATGACTTCCTGGACGCCGTGGAGCGTCTGTACCCGCGTGTGCACGAGGCGCTCGAGCGCGAGGTCGTCGACGGGCACTCGCTGCTGTACCGATGGGCGGGTGCGGATGTCGCGGATCCTCTCGTGTTGATGGCGCATCTCGATGTCGTGCCCGTGGTGGCCGAGGAGTGGGAGCACCCGCCCTTCGCCGCCGACGTGGTCGGCGACGGTGCCGAGGCCACGGTGCACGCGCGCGGCGCGATCGACGACAAGGGCGCGCTCGTCGCGATCCTGGAGGCGGTGGAGAGACTTGTCGTCGAGGGATTCTCACCCGCGCGGGATGTCTATCTCTCGTTCGGGCACAACGAAGAAACGGCCGGAGGCGGAGCGCGTGCCATCGTGGCGCTGCTGGCTGAGCGCGGCGTGCGGCCGGGGCTCGTGCTCGACGAGGGTGGGGCCGTCGTCGACGGCGTCGTTCCCGGGATCTCCGTCACCACCGCGATGGTCGGCGTCGCCGAGCGCGGCGTGATGACCGTGCGTCTCACCGCCGCGGAGGCGGGCGGCCACGCCTCGACACCGCCGCGGATGCCTGCGACCGTGCGGCTGGCGCGTGCGGTCGACCGGCTCCACCGGCATCCTTTCCCCGTGCGCATGACCCCGCCGGCCCGAGCGCTGTTCGCGACCCTCGCCCCGCACACGCGCCAGCCGCTGCGCTGGGTGCTCGGTCATCTGGCGATCACGGGTCCGATGGTCGCCCGGGCGCTCACCCTCGCCGGCGCCGAGACGAACGCGATGGTGCGAACGACCGCGGTCGCCACGGAGCTCTCGGGCGCACCCGGTGAGAACGTCCTCGCGACGACCGCGAGCGCGTCGATCAACATCCGGCTGCTGACCGGCGACTCGATCGCCGGAGCCCTCGCCCACGTCCGTCGCGCCGTCGCCGATCCCGAGGTCGAGATCACGCTGCGGCACGGATCGGAGCCGTCGCCCGTCTCGCCCTGGCGCGGGGAGCAGTGGCGGCGGATCGCGACGGCCGTCGCCGACGAACTCGGACATGAGGTGGTCACGACCCCGTACATCCAGCTCGGCGCGAGCGACAGCCGCTGGTTCACGGTGATCAGCGATCACGTGTACCGCTTCACGCCGTTCCACCTGACCCGGGCAGAGCGGGACGCACTGCATTCGCACAACGAGCGCATCCGCGTCGACGTGTGGCTGCGGGGGATCGGGTTTTATCGCGCCCTCATCGCCGCCAGCTGA
- a CDS encoding Gfo/Idh/MocA family protein, which produces MTDTAEGRSPETDLSVSGPRWGILAPGGIAHAFASDLRTAGRRIAAVGSRRAEAADAFAAEFDIPHAHGSYEDLVADPDVDIVYVASPHSHHLAHAALALEAGKHVLIEKPVTLDADEAIAIRDLAAGRGLLAMEAMWTRYLPHMVRIRELLADGALGQIRTVIADHTQALPTDPAHRLNALELGGGALLDLGIYPVSFAVDVLGPVRVALATGRLGETGADNDVAIALAHDSGAVSSLAVSSRGAGPNAAHIVGSDARIEIDRVWYTPTSFRVIEPDGAVREEYVSQVEGRGMQFQALYAERLIAEGATDSTLLPFEQSVAIMRILDDIRAQLGVVYPKGR; this is translated from the coding sequence ATGACCGATACCGCCGAGGGCCGGAGCCCCGAGACCGACCTGTCCGTGTCCGGACCGCGGTGGGGCATCCTCGCCCCGGGCGGCATCGCCCACGCGTTCGCGAGCGATCTGCGAACGGCAGGGCGTCGTATCGCCGCCGTCGGCTCGCGCCGCGCGGAGGCGGCCGACGCGTTCGCCGCCGAGTTCGACATTCCCCATGCGCACGGCTCGTACGAGGATCTTGTCGCCGATCCCGACGTCGACATCGTCTACGTCGCCTCTCCGCACAGCCATCATCTCGCCCACGCGGCATTGGCGCTCGAAGCGGGCAAGCACGTCCTCATCGAGAAGCCGGTCACGCTCGACGCCGACGAGGCCATCGCGATCCGCGACCTCGCCGCGGGTCGCGGCCTGCTCGCGATGGAGGCGATGTGGACGCGCTACCTGCCGCACATGGTGCGCATCCGAGAACTCCTCGCGGACGGTGCACTGGGCCAGATCCGCACGGTGATCGCCGACCACACGCAGGCCCTCCCGACCGACCCCGCCCACCGTCTCAATGCGCTCGAGCTGGGCGGCGGTGCCCTGCTCGATCTGGGCATCTACCCCGTCTCGTTCGCAGTCGACGTGCTCGGCCCCGTGCGCGTCGCACTCGCGACCGGCCGCCTCGGTGAGACCGGCGCCGACAACGACGTCGCGATCGCGCTCGCGCACGACTCGGGAGCTGTATCGTCGCTCGCGGTGAGCTCGCGCGGTGCCGGCCCGAACGCCGCGCACATCGTGGGGTCGGATGCCCGTATCGAGATCGATCGCGTCTGGTACACCCCGACGTCGTTCCGAGTGATCGAGCCCGACGGCGCCGTGCGCGAGGAGTACGTGTCGCAGGTGGAGGGGCGCGGCATGCAGTTCCAGGCGCTGTACGCCGAGCGGCTCATCGCCGAGGGAGCCACCGACAGCACGCTGTTGCCGTTCGAGCAGTCGGTGGCGATCATGCGGATCCTCGACGACATCCGGGCCCAGCTGGGCGTCGTCTACCCGAAGGGGCGCTGA